A window of Microbacterium lushaniae genomic DNA:
AGCGGGCACCTCGCCCAGCCGCGTGAGGTGCTCGACCACGTGGACCCCGGCGGCCAGCAGCCCGGAGTGGGCCGGCCGCTCCCCGCCGGATTCGATGTCGTCGATGTTGACCGAGTCGATGCCCACGAGCACGGCGCCCTGCTCGACGAGGAACCGGGCGGCCTCGCCCGTGAGGAACGGCGCACCGCGCCCGTATTCCTCCCGGCCGAACCATCGCTCCCAGCCGGTGTGCAGCAGGACGGCGGCGCCGCGCACGTCACGATCGGCGAGCGTCTCGGCGCGGATGCCGCGGGCGGCGGCATCCCACGCGTCTTCGAGGTGGAACACCTCGGCGCGCAGGCCCACGAGGGTCTCGAGGTCGAGCGCGGCCAGATCCGCCCCATCCGCGTACCGGTGGTAGGGCGAATCGAGATAGGTGCCGGTGTTGCCGAGCATCGTGATGACATCCAGCGCGAACTCCGTGCCGGGCGCGTACCTGGCCCGGGAGTCCTCCCGCGTGAGGTGGGGCTCGATGGTCGGCGCCGGCAGCCCGGGGTGGGTGACCAGGCCGGCGTGGATGGGATGGCTCAGGTCGATGATCCGCCGCGTCCGTTCGGATGCCGCATCCACGCCACGGCTGCCGCGGTGCGGCTCCGCGACGATCCGCACGT
This region includes:
- a CDS encoding cyclase family protein, producing the protein MTEHRAHFDFDIRFANGGGLTGTGFRLDVPAADLDDDALARLLVRHLGLALVAEVTLRDVRIVAEPHRGSRGVDAASERTRRIIDLSHPIHAGLVTHPGLPAPTIEPHLTREDSRARYAPGTEFALDVITMLGNTGTYLDSPYHRYADGADLAALDLETLVGLRAEVFHLEDAWDAAARGIRAETLADRDVRGAAVLLHTGWERWFGREEYGRGAPFLTGEAARFLVEQGAVLVGIDSVNIDDIESGGERPAHSGLLAAGVHVVEHLTRLGEVPARGARFTAAPPAVEGFGTFPVRAFAEVGA